Proteins encoded by one window of Bactrocera oleae isolate idBacOlea1 chromosome 4, idBacOlea1, whole genome shotgun sequence:
- the LOC106617005 gene encoding CAAX prenyl protease 1 homolog, whose amino-acid sequence MVLPAGDVVLYSVLGVILLENIFDIYITYRQIRVYRTALKVPRELKDCMNDDTFQKARLYGLDRASFGVFSAIIKDVILMCIELYTGFIAVQWAWAIDLAKLLHLNADNEIIVSCLFGLVTSVIGTFKDLPFKIYSVFVLEEKHGFNKQTGGFFAWDQVKGFLVTQILMVPIISATVWIVQNGGDQFFIWLWLFTGITSLVLLTIYPIFIAPLFDKYTPLEQGPLRKSIEDLAAMLKFPLTKLYVVEGSKRSSHSNAYFYGLWNSKRIVLFDTLLLNKGKPDDSELKEEDKGKGCTNEEVLAVLGHELGHWKCGHVTKNIIIAQVHLLLLFVVFGYCFTYGPFYEAVGFQPGTRPIIVGLLVVFTYVMAPYNAIVNFAMTTLSRYFEYQADEFAHGLGFSKQLGQALIKLNLDNLGFPVYDWLYSACNHSHPTLLQRMDRLKQLDVEEEVQKKEN is encoded by the exons ATGGTTTTGCCAGCGGGAGATGTTGTTTTGTATAGCGTTCTTGGAGTGATCCTTTTGGAAAACATATTTGATATCTACATAACATATCGTCAG ATACGAGTTTACAGAACAGCTTTGAAGGTGCCCAGGGAGCTTAAAGACTGTATGAACGATGACACATTCCAGAAAGCTCGTCTTTATGGCCTTGACAGAGCCTCATTTGGAGTATTTAGTGCCATTATAAAGGATGTTATTTTAATGTGCATTGAACTCTATACTGGCTTCATTGCTGTGCAATGGGCCTGGGCAATAGATTTGGCAAAACTACTGCATTTAAATGCCGATAATGAAATAATTGTCAGCTGCTTATTCGGACTTGTTACCAGCGTAATAGGTACATTTAAAGATCTTCCATTTAAGATTTACTCGGTATTTGTACTGGAAGAAAAGCATGGCTTCAATAAACAAACTGGAGGATTTTTCGCCTGGGATCAAGTAAAAGGTTTTCTCGTCACTCAAATTTTGATGGTTCCTATTATTTCTGCAACCGTCTGGATTGTACAGAACGGCGGTGATCAATTCTTTATTTGGTTGTGGCTATTCACAGGCATCACATCGTTAGTTTTGCTTACTATCTATCCAATATTCATTGCACCACTTTTCGATAAATATACACCGCTTGAGCAAGGTCCGTTACGTAAATCTATTGAAGATCTTGCAGCCATGCTGAAATTCCCTCTTACCAAATTGTACGTTGTAGAGGGTTCAAAACGTTCATCGCACAGCAATGCCTACTTCTATGGCTTATGGAATTCGAAACGCATTGTACTATTCGACACTTTGCTATTGAACAAAGGCAAGCCAGATGATTCTGAATTGAAAGAGGAAGATAAAGGCAAAGGTTGCACAAATGAAGAGGTACTCGCCGTACTCGGCCATGAGTTGGGCCATTGGAAGTGCGGACATGTCACCAAAAACATTATTATAGCACAAGtacatttacttttattattcgTCGTATTTGGTTATTGCTTCACTTATGGACCATTCTATGAAGCTGTCGGTTTCCAACCTGGTACACGCCCAATCATAGTAGGTTTGCTTGTCGTATTCACTTATGTTATGGCACCCTATAATGCGATAGTCAATTTTGCTATGACAACCCTCTCACGTTACTTTGAATATCAAGCCGATGAGTTCGCACATGGCTTGGGCTTCTCGAAGCAGTTGGGTCAAGCTttgattaaattgaatttagacAACTTGGGTTTTCCTGTTTACGATTGGTTGTACTCGGCCTGTAATCACTCGCATCCAACGCTTTTGCAACGTATGGACCGACTAAAACAGTTAGATGTCGAAGAAGAAGTGCagaaaaaagaaaactaa
- the LOC106617002 gene encoding putative G-protein coupled receptor F59B2.13 produces the protein MQCIVGFNNNIENATEFILTLKNINANDLFLPDKICVWKRAEPTLTAYVIYAFIVPVLSCFGLCANFINAMVFMRPKMTPSAFSYLAALALLDCFSCLLILFTALSRSIFFNIHFWVAYDFQWQTPLFGISTGAANLLLGSVSCDRWIYLNYGVVNGCGPPRFCRCKVARRIIIMVIIISVILNLPYFFIFVVNDDDTFITHKLYYTTYYKIHNWCSFILLTLLPAIFLTIGNIAIIVAFRRWTKQSKKCQRYGNNNAKTAKKRYQHQLKLTITIIILIVLYMIGELPAALTSRKNALNLLFGGDLSRVNFGLMAKVDMICLTLNALQLSINILVYAVINPSFMPEFFECLRAASDFCCNILCCCCIHCSRCFCFTTHQTSSQTENVVAKCGCEHATVDGRIECDCETQQMEVRKSAIKRCDVSSAGTNGNWDTNPKDVGDMPGFDLYRYWRNSVTTPHTPNRYRFSSEHGVHKHEQVWSTDMDTWKRSSSFGEYAFDNLALEIGTAIEEVTHNFLEEHARAEASEGSTEIAAKQTEGHSLAF, from the exons ATGCAATGTATTGTGGGTTTCAATAATAACATCGAAAATGCAACAGAATTCATACTgacgttaaaaaatattaatgccaACGATTTATTCCTACCGGACAAGATTTGTGTTTGGAAACGTGCTGAACCAACATTGACGGCATATGTGATTTACGCTTTTATCGTTCCCGTACTCTCATGCTTCGGATTAtgtgcaaattttattaatgcTATGGTCTTTATGCGTCCTAAAATGACGCCATCAGCTTTTTCCTACCTCGCTGCGCTCGCGTTGCTGGACTGCTTCTCCTGTTTACTCATTTTATTCACCGCACTTTCGCGTAGTATTTTCTTCAACATCCATTTCTGGGTTGCGTATGATTTTCAATGGCAAACACCGTTATTTGGTATCAGCACCGGTGCTGCGAATCTTTTACTTGGAAGTGTTAGTTGTGACCGTTGGATTTACCTAAATTACGGCGTCGTCAATGGTTGCGGACCTCCGCGTTTTTGTCGGTGCAAAGTAGCACGGCGTATTATTATAATGGTTATTATTATATCGGTGATTCTAAATTtgccatattttttcatttttgtggtAAATGACGACGACACTTTTATAACACACAAATTATACTATACCAC ttattacAAAATACACAATTGGTGTTCTTTCATACTGTTAACACTGCTACCAGCTATATTTCTCACAATCGGTAATATAGCCATAATTGTAGCTTTTCGACGTTGgacaaaacaaagcaaaaaatgtcagagatatggaaataataatgcaaaaacagcaaaaaagcgTTATCAG CATCAGCTTAAATTAACcataacaattataattttaattgtactGTACATGATTGGTGAGTTGCCCGCAGCACTTACCTCACGTAAAAATGCACTAAATTTGCTCTTTGGTGGCGACTTATCTCGTGTAAATTTCGGTTTGATGGCAAAGGTGGATATGATTTGTCTAACCTTAAATGCGCTACAGCTTAGTATCAATATACTCGTCTATGCTGTAATCAATCCCTCCTTTATGCCCGAATTCTTCGAATGTTTACGGGCCGCATCCGATTTTTGCTGCAACAtactctgttgttgttgtatacacTGTTCGCGGTGCTTTTGCTTCACCACGCACCAGACAAGCTCACAAACAGAGAACGTTGTGGCAAAATGTGGTTGCGAACATGCAACCGTTGATGGGCGCATTGAGTGCGATTGTGAAACACAGCAGATGGAAGTAAGGAAGAGTGCAATCAAAAGATGTGATGTCAGTAGTGCTGGTACAAATGGTAACTGGGACACAAATCCAAAAGATGTTGGGGACATGCCTGGCTTCGACTTGTATCGCTATTGGCGGAACAGCGTAACAACCCCACACACCCCAAATCGTTATCGCTTTAGTAGTGAGCACGGCGTACATAAACATGAGCAAGTGTGGAGCACAGACATGGACACATGGAAACGTTCGAGCTCATTTGGTGAATACGCGTTTGATAATTTAGCACTTGAAATTGGTACTGCGATTGAAGAAGTAACACATAATTTTCTGGAAGAACACGCAAGGGCGGAAGCCAGTGAAGGAAGTACGGAAATAGCGGCAAAACAAACAGAAGGACATTCGCTAGCGTTTTAA